A stretch of Microcoleus sp. FACHB-68 DNA encodes these proteins:
- a CDS encoding pyridoxal phosphate-dependent aminotransferase, which produces MKLAARVGQVAPSLTLAIAAKAKAMKAEGIDICSFSAGEPDFDTPAHIKAAAKQALDAGKTKYGPAAGEPKLREAIARKLKKDNGLDYAPENVVVTNGGKHSLYNLMMALLDPGEEVIIPAPYWLSYPEMVKLASGVPVIIHATAESNYKITPAQLREAITPKTRLFILNSPSNPTGMVYTPDEIRALAEVVVEKDILVVSDEIYEKIIYAGVEHLSIGSIGKEIFDRTIISSGFAKAYSMTGWRLGYLAGPLDLIKAVTTLQSHSTSNVCTFAQYGAIAALEESQDCVEEMRQAFAERRQVMYELLNAIPGLNCPKPDGAFYLLPNISKTGLKSLEFCDGLLESQQVAVIPGIAFGADDCIRLSYATDMATIETGMSRLEAFVRSQI; this is translated from the coding sequence ATGAAGCTGGCAGCACGGGTGGGTCAGGTCGCGCCTTCGCTTACATTGGCAATCGCGGCTAAGGCAAAGGCGATGAAGGCTGAAGGCATCGACATTTGCAGTTTTAGCGCCGGCGAACCGGATTTCGACACGCCGGCACATATCAAAGCCGCTGCCAAACAAGCGCTAGATGCCGGTAAAACTAAATATGGCCCTGCTGCCGGTGAACCCAAGTTGCGAGAAGCAATCGCCCGGAAGCTCAAGAAAGATAATGGACTCGACTACGCCCCAGAGAACGTCGTCGTAACCAATGGCGGCAAGCATTCTCTTTATAACTTGATGATGGCGCTGCTCGATCCGGGAGAAGAGGTTATCATCCCGGCTCCCTATTGGTTGAGTTATCCAGAGATGGTGAAACTTGCCAGTGGTGTGCCGGTGATTATTCACGCAACCGCCGAAAGTAACTACAAAATCACGCCGGCTCAACTGCGAGAAGCGATCACCCCAAAAACGCGATTATTTATCCTGAATTCGCCTTCCAATCCCACCGGCATGGTTTACACGCCGGATGAAATTCGCGCACTGGCAGAGGTGGTGGTTGAAAAAGATATCTTAGTCGTTTCTGATGAAATCTACGAGAAGATTATCTATGCCGGTGTAGAACATCTCAGCATTGGATCGATTGGCAAAGAAATCTTTGATCGCACAATCATTAGTAGTGGCTTTGCTAAAGCTTACTCCATGACCGGCTGGCGATTGGGTTATTTAGCCGGCCCATTAGATTTAATTAAAGCAGTGACAACCCTTCAAAGTCACAGTACATCGAACGTCTGTACTTTTGCTCAGTATGGAGCAATTGCAGCATTAGAAGAATCGCAAGATTGTGTAGAAGAAATGCGCCAAGCTTTTGCCGAACGCCGGCAAGTTATGTATGAACTTCTCAATGCAATTCCCGGATTAAATTGTCCGAAACCAGATGGTGCTTTTTACCTGTTACCGAATATCAGCAAAACAGGTTTAAAATCTCTAGAATTTTGTGATGGCTTACTTGAATCTCAGCAAGTCGCCGTCATTCCAGGAATTGCGTTTGGTGCAGATGATTGCATCCGGTTATCTTACGCAACCGATATGGCAACCATTGAAACGGGAATGAGCCGGCTTGAAGCATTTGTCAGATCGCAAATCTAG
- the clpP gene encoding ATP-dependent Clp endopeptidase proteolytic subunit ClpP, which produces MRQQAGSMIPIVIEQSGRGERAFDIYSRLLRERIIFLGSQIDSDLANLIVAQLLFLEAEDPDKDIYLYINSPGGSVTAGMGIFDTMNHIRSDVSTICVGLAASMGAFLLSAGTKGKRMSLPHSRIMIHQPLGGAQGQATDIEIQAKEILYHKRRLNEHLAAHTGQPIEKIAEDTERDFFMSPEESRQYGLIDQVIDRRPSATRPVAVG; this is translated from the coding sequence TTGCGTCAACAGGCAGGCTCCATGATTCCTATCGTTATCGAACAGTCAGGTCGTGGCGAACGCGCTTTCGACATCTATTCGCGACTCCTGCGTGAGCGCATCATCTTCCTCGGATCGCAAATTGATTCCGACTTGGCAAACTTGATTGTTGCTCAACTGCTTTTTCTAGAAGCTGAAGATCCAGACAAGGATATTTACCTCTACATCAACTCTCCAGGCGGTTCGGTGACAGCCGGCATGGGCATTTTTGACACCATGAACCACATTCGCTCGGATGTGTCTACAATTTGCGTCGGCCTAGCTGCCAGTATGGGAGCCTTCTTGCTCAGTGCCGGCACAAAGGGTAAGCGGATGAGTCTGCCCCATTCTCGGATTATGATTCACCAACCCCTCGGTGGCGCTCAGGGGCAAGCAACGGATATCGAAATTCAAGCCAAGGAAATATTATACCACAAACGGCGACTGAATGAGCATCTAGCCGCCCACACCGGCCAACCCATAGAGAAAATTGCAGAAGATACCGAACGGGATTTCTTCATGTCTCCCGAAGAATCCAGACAATACGGTTTAATCGATCAAGTGATTGATCGGCGTCCTTCTGCAACCCGTCCAGTTGCTGTCGGCTAA